Proteins co-encoded in one Luteolibacter sp. Y139 genomic window:
- a CDS encoding acyltransferase, which yields MNKRRDSYLDVFRGIVALWIVVIHVAFHNSFGQPEWLRSFTLLLDVPAFFFLSGMTRAVVGKEMLIGAVIRLSTTFAFCVLLLMLFNGSPWERKVLVPAKYLLFSSEKIEGLESFVWSYWFVPCYLVVLLFAEALVARVSRFKYLVGIGLFLPIPFMFLARETSGFPVLGVDSRDVFFYLPLFLFGYFIREKVIFTGLQKRAAIGCLIAGAVGWGLCALFLGEDAFQLQAKKFPAQLPYVCASMISVSAIIFFYRDLSGRFRLLEHVGRNAIYYYCGQAFATSLMRDHVTPYVNLAAENWVGRFVILVPIGLLITVGFSEVLRYLLDQVVALIRRAHPEAR from the coding sequence ATGAACAAACGCCGCGACTCGTATCTGGATGTTTTCCGCGGGATCGTGGCGCTGTGGATCGTGGTGATCCATGTGGCGTTTCACAATAGCTTCGGGCAGCCAGAGTGGTTGCGGTCGTTTACGCTGCTGCTGGATGTGCCGGCGTTTTTCTTCCTGAGCGGGATGACGCGGGCGGTGGTGGGGAAGGAAATGCTCATCGGTGCGGTGATCCGGCTTTCGACGACGTTCGCGTTTTGTGTGCTGCTCCTGATGCTGTTCAACGGCTCGCCGTGGGAGAGGAAGGTGCTGGTGCCGGCGAAGTATCTTCTTTTCAGCAGCGAGAAGATCGAGGGACTGGAGAGCTTCGTGTGGAGCTACTGGTTTGTGCCGTGCTATCTGGTGGTGCTGCTTTTCGCCGAGGCACTGGTGGCGAGGGTTTCGCGCTTCAAGTATCTGGTGGGGATCGGGCTGTTCCTGCCGATTCCGTTCATGTTCCTGGCGAGGGAGACGAGCGGGTTCCCGGTGCTCGGGGTGGATAGCCGGGATGTGTTCTTCTATCTGCCGCTGTTCCTGTTCGGGTATTTCATCCGGGAGAAGGTGATTTTCACGGGCCTTCAGAAGAGGGCGGCGATCGGGTGCTTGATCGCCGGTGCGGTGGGATGGGGTTTGTGCGCCTTGTTTCTGGGGGAGGATGCGTTCCAGCTGCAGGCGAAGAAATTCCCGGCCCAGCTTCCCTATGTTTGCGCGTCGATGATCTCGGTGAGTGCGATCATCTTCTTCTACCGGGATCTTTCGGGGCGGTTCCGGTTGCTGGAGCACGTGGGACGGAATGCGATTTACTACTATTGCGGGCAGGCCTTCGCGACTTCGCTGATGCGGGACCACGTGACTCCGTACGTGAATCTGGCGGCTGAGAATTGGGTCGGCCGGTTTGTGATCCTCGTCCCGATCGGTCTTTTGATCACGGTGGGTTTTTCGGAGGTGCTGAGATACTTGCTGGATCAGGTCGTGGCGTTGATCCGGAGAGCCCATCCCGAGGCCCGGTGA
- the sufT gene encoding putative Fe-S cluster assembly protein SufT has product MHEEISLAREVEAIQIPSGDAITLPAGTPVFITQRLGGTYTVATSAGLARISSKDADALGVDLEKEKEKVAQAERLKDAPVEEQVWAQLKSVYDPEIPVDIVNLGLVYDCAIEELDGSKTVTVKMTLTAPGCGMGPVIAADAQSKIMTIEGIDDAKVELVWDPAWNQDMISEEGKMKLGMI; this is encoded by the coding sequence ATGCACGAGGAAATCTCCCTGGCCCGCGAAGTCGAAGCCATCCAGATCCCCAGCGGTGACGCGATCACGCTGCCGGCCGGCACTCCCGTTTTCATCACCCAGCGCCTCGGCGGCACCTACACCGTGGCCACCTCCGCCGGTCTGGCCCGGATTTCCTCGAAGGATGCCGATGCCCTCGGCGTGGATCTCGAGAAGGAAAAGGAGAAGGTCGCCCAAGCCGAGCGCCTGAAGGATGCCCCGGTCGAGGAGCAGGTCTGGGCCCAGCTCAAGAGCGTCTACGACCCCGAAATCCCGGTCGACATCGTCAATCTCGGCCTCGTTTACGACTGCGCCATCGAGGAACTGGACGGCAGCAAGACCGTCACCGTGAAGATGACCCTGACCGCCCCCGGCTGCGGCATGGGCCCGGTCATCGCCGCGGATGCGCAATCCAAGATCATGACCATCGAAGGCATCGACGACGCCAAGGTGGAACTCGTCTGGGACCCCGCTTGGAATCAGGACATGATCTCCGAGGAAGGGAAGATGAAGCTCGGGATGATCTAA
- a CDS encoding APC family permease — MTSGKHAGSFAATALVVASMVGTGVFTSLGFQLVDLSSGPQIILLWLLGGLLALCGAFCYAEVAALLPKSGGEYHFLRSIYHPSLGFMAGMLSAFAGFAAPTAITALAFGEYLHKAWGGLEVHHAAALVILLGAAAHSVSTQTSARVQVAATGLKLILIVTFIVAAWTLPGEGDIRWTVDLKADSAAVITPAFAISLLYVTYSYTGWNAAVYGLEEWNDPQRTVKRALLWGTVLVTILYVGLNASFLHAAPVEKLKGQEAVGHIASTSLFGTQAARVISGLFAVGLFASASALLWAGPRVLAAMGRHMQSLSFFAPRGEVPRLALGFQITVALLLVFVFSGKLRHLMDVTQVGLTLSTSLVVAGCMVLRHRHPDLPRPVKVPLYPLPPLLFLAMSVFIVGFSAVKEPLLTLGGAGLAVFFALVWFPLKMLRR; from the coding sequence GTGACCTCGGGAAAACACGCCGGCTCCTTCGCCGCCACCGCACTGGTGGTGGCAAGCATGGTCGGCACCGGAGTCTTCACTTCGCTGGGCTTCCAGCTCGTCGACCTCAGTTCCGGCCCTCAAATCATCCTGCTGTGGCTGCTCGGCGGATTGCTCGCCCTGTGCGGGGCCTTTTGTTACGCGGAGGTCGCAGCGCTGCTGCCGAAGTCGGGCGGTGAGTATCACTTCCTGCGGTCGATCTATCATCCGAGCCTCGGCTTCATGGCGGGCATGCTCTCGGCCTTCGCCGGCTTCGCGGCACCCACGGCGATCACCGCCCTCGCTTTCGGTGAATACCTTCACAAGGCGTGGGGCGGCCTGGAAGTTCATCACGCCGCGGCGCTGGTCATCCTCTTGGGCGCCGCAGCCCACTCGGTGAGCACGCAGACCAGCGCGAGGGTGCAGGTGGCAGCAACCGGGCTGAAGCTGATCCTGATCGTCACCTTCATCGTTGCGGCGTGGACGCTTCCCGGCGAAGGGGACATCCGCTGGACGGTGGACTTGAAAGCGGATTCGGCAGCGGTGATCACGCCCGCCTTCGCCATCTCCCTGCTCTACGTGACCTATTCCTACACCGGCTGGAATGCGGCGGTATACGGGCTGGAGGAATGGAATGATCCCCAGCGCACCGTGAAGCGAGCACTGCTGTGGGGCACCGTTCTGGTTACGATTCTCTACGTCGGCTTGAACGCCTCCTTCCTCCACGCCGCCCCGGTAGAAAAGCTCAAGGGCCAGGAAGCGGTCGGCCACATCGCCTCCACTTCCCTGTTCGGAACCCAGGCGGCACGGGTCATCTCCGGCCTCTTCGCTGTAGGCCTCTTCGCCTCCGCCAGCGCGTTGCTATGGGCAGGCCCGCGGGTGCTGGCCGCGATGGGTCGCCACATGCAATCGCTCTCATTCTTCGCGCCGCGCGGCGAGGTGCCGCGGCTCGCGCTGGGATTCCAAATCACGGTCGCCTTGCTGCTGGTCTTCGTGTTTTCGGGAAAGCTGCGGCACCTGATGGACGTGACCCAGGTGGGACTCACCCTTTCCACCTCGCTGGTGGTGGCGGGCTGCATGGTGCTCCGCCACCGTCATCCGGACCTGCCCCGCCCCGTGAAAGTCCCGCTCTATCCGCTCCCCCCACTGTTGTTTCTGGCGATGTCCGTATTCATCGTGGGATTCTCCGCAGTGAAAGAGCCGCTGCTGACACTCGGCGGCGCGGGACTCGCAGTTTTCTTTGCGCTTGTTTGGTTTCCGCTCAAAATGCTCCGAAGATGA
- a CDS encoding serine hydrolase — protein MAKQNGCRGWAAWRGHSRVEGWQTSYEGPILSITKALAGLAVTRAASEGWLDPTEHVADTIREWRGDARKQRITLQMLLQQTAGLEAGVAALYRNPADKGRNAVALRAIDEPGSFFRYGPACSEVLAELMQRKLSARGESLERYLHRSVMVPIGLGSKNWRSDKKGRFFLSTGAELSVDELGKLGRTIGGLLRGESPDGFDSSHYARVTRASAANPMFGGGLWRNAGGREIEVEDALDPPASTAFWQGAGLSRSQPRDFYALIGSSGRRVYIWPREQVVIARHGVARSWRDGPFLRAL, from the coding sequence ATGGCGAAACAAAATGGCTGCCGCGGGTGGGCGGCGTGGCGCGGGCATTCGCGGGTGGAAGGCTGGCAGACTTCGTATGAAGGGCCGATCCTCAGCATCACGAAAGCGCTCGCGGGCCTCGCGGTGACCCGTGCTGCCTCCGAGGGTTGGCTGGATCCGACTGAGCATGTGGCCGACACCATCCGCGAATGGCGGGGCGATGCTCGCAAGCAGCGGATCACCTTGCAGATGCTGCTTCAGCAGACCGCCGGCCTCGAGGCGGGTGTCGCGGCGTTGTATCGCAATCCTGCGGACAAGGGGCGCAATGCGGTGGCGCTGCGAGCGATTGATGAACCCGGCAGTTTTTTCCGCTACGGTCCTGCGTGTTCAGAAGTGCTGGCGGAATTGATGCAGCGGAAGCTTTCCGCCCGTGGCGAGAGCCTAGAGAGATACCTGCACCGATCCGTGATGGTGCCGATCGGTCTCGGCAGCAAGAACTGGCGATCGGACAAGAAGGGGCGGTTCTTCCTCTCGACCGGGGCGGAGTTGAGTGTGGATGAACTCGGGAAGCTCGGGCGAACGATCGGGGGACTACTGCGAGGGGAAAGCCCCGATGGGTTTGATTCCTCGCATTACGCTCGTGTGACCCGCGCTTCCGCTGCGAATCCGATGTTTGGCGGCGGACTGTGGCGGAACGCCGGTGGCCGGGAAATCGAGGTGGAAGATGCGCTGGATCCGCCGGCTTCGACGGCGTTCTGGCAGGGGGCTGGTCTATCGCGGAGCCAGCCGCGGGACTTCTACGCGTTGATCGGTTCGTCGGGGCGACGGGTTTACATCTGGCCGCGGGAGCAGGTGGTCATTGCTCGGCATGGCGTCGCGAGGTCGTGGCGCGACGGGCCTTTTCTTCGGGCGCTGTAA
- the abc-f gene encoding ribosomal protection-like ABC-F family protein produces MLTIHKLTKTLGGRTLFRDAEFSINWGERIALVGPNGAGKSTLFRMILGQEELDGGSIERDDYAITGYLAQEAGDPGDETVLEIAMGITPEMVGYLRALREHEAKGTTDHPDYAHAQDQFNHLNGYQLEPKAKKVLHGLGYKEADFHKTAREFSGGWIMRAYLARLLVMEPDLLMLDEPTNHLDLLSLLWFQRYLMNYPGAILMISHDRDFMDAIIESVVEIDPDAAELISYTGNYSSYLEQREARYEQKVQAYRNQNKEIEGHQDFIDRFRQVGSKAAQVQSRIKFLEKLDRIEKPRAPRKPFKFAFPQPPRSNQKVIDLQKVAQAYGEKQIYKDLDLTIERGDKIVLVGPNGAGKSTLLKILAGVLPINGGKRDVGYATKLGYYSQHRSETLNEDNTVLEEVMASCTTLREEDARAILGSFLFRRTDVEKRCSVLSGGEKSRLNLVKFLVDPPNLLLMDEPTTHLDILSIDSLVNALKAYEGTLVFISHDVHFIRHLAETTLHITRNAADTGSVLTRYTGGYDYFLEKSGLNDDRGAVTA; encoded by the coding sequence GTGCTCACGATTCACAAGCTCACCAAGACCCTCGGCGGCCGCACGCTTTTCCGCGATGCCGAGTTCTCGATCAACTGGGGCGAACGCATCGCGCTGGTCGGACCGAACGGTGCCGGCAAATCGACCCTTTTCCGCATGATCCTCGGCCAAGAGGAGCTGGACGGCGGCTCCATTGAGCGCGACGACTACGCGATCACCGGCTACCTCGCCCAGGAAGCCGGCGACCCGGGTGACGAAACCGTGCTGGAGATCGCCATGGGCATCACCCCGGAAATGGTCGGCTACCTCCGCGCGCTGCGCGAGCATGAGGCGAAGGGCACCACGGATCATCCCGACTACGCCCACGCCCAGGATCAGTTCAATCACCTCAACGGCTACCAGCTGGAACCGAAGGCGAAAAAGGTTCTCCATGGCCTCGGCTACAAGGAAGCCGACTTCCACAAGACCGCCCGCGAATTCTCCGGCGGCTGGATCATGCGCGCCTACCTCGCCCGCCTGCTGGTCATGGAGCCCGATCTCCTGATGCTGGACGAGCCCACCAACCACCTCGACCTGCTCTCGCTCCTTTGGTTCCAGCGCTACCTGATGAACTACCCCGGCGCGATCCTCATGATCTCTCACGATCGCGACTTCATGGACGCCATCATCGAGAGCGTCGTCGAGATCGATCCCGATGCCGCCGAGCTAATCTCCTACACCGGCAACTACTCCAGCTACCTCGAACAACGCGAGGCGCGCTACGAGCAGAAGGTCCAGGCCTACCGCAACCAGAACAAGGAAATCGAAGGCCACCAGGATTTCATCGACCGGTTCCGCCAGGTCGGCTCAAAGGCTGCTCAAGTTCAATCGCGCATCAAGTTCCTCGAAAAGCTCGACCGCATCGAGAAGCCCCGCGCCCCGCGCAAGCCCTTCAAGTTCGCCTTCCCGCAGCCGCCTCGTTCCAACCAGAAGGTCATCGACCTCCAGAAGGTCGCCCAAGCCTACGGTGAAAAGCAAATCTACAAGGACCTCGATCTCACCATCGAGCGCGGCGACAAGATCGTCCTCGTCGGTCCGAACGGTGCCGGTAAGTCCACGCTGCTAAAGATCCTCGCCGGCGTCCTTCCCATCAACGGCGGCAAGCGCGATGTCGGCTACGCCACCAAGCTCGGCTACTACTCGCAGCACCGCTCGGAAACGCTCAATGAGGACAACACCGTCCTCGAGGAAGTCATGGCGAGCTGCACCACGCTCCGCGAAGAAGACGCCCGCGCCATTCTCGGCTCCTTCCTCTTCCGCCGCACCGATGTCGAGAAGCGCTGCTCCGTCCTCTCCGGTGGTGAGAAGTCTCGCCTCAACCTCGTGAAGTTCCTCGTCGATCCGCCGAACCTTCTCCTGATGGACGAGCCCACGACTCACTTGGACATCCTCTCGATCGACTCGCTGGTCAACGCGCTCAAGGCCTACGAAGGCACGCTCGTCTTCATCTCCCACGACGTGCACTTCATCCGCC